Proteins co-encoded in one Brassica rapa cultivar Chiifu-401-42 chromosome A02, CAAS_Brap_v3.01, whole genome shotgun sequence genomic window:
- the LOC103851404 gene encoding la-related protein 1A isoform X2 translates to MAETERSLADDREMIGHVTGSETKSPWKTAPIEPADAPVMGAHSWPALADAQQPRPKNPPPPPPAAAAAKSIPTSIPNHSQAVVTGHAKSKAGGKANPAHKNPPGRYSKPGSKSNQSGPTPPAAAAYPMHAVPYHPPPFPPMSYPTGPDFPYPLYPPYPIPGAPAAESGSEKPVQASPLPPPPPQGEPRQHQRGFGPRNMPHGPAGGPRNFVRPPYMGQGPGFMVGPGPGFPGPVYYLPGPPPGAIRGYPPRFGPYPGNQGPQALSPEQLDLKDRVIKQIEYYFSDENLQNDQYLISLMDEQGWVPIKIIADFKRVKMMTMDVEFIVYALRFSTSVEVQGDKIRKRDEWSKWVPASKKSASEEKIGDNDKDSSESVTSKDNFKNSLKPTAFSSEGAQSSRTKSDNRKSLSDDFSNTFLLDEEMDLEHKSPRKSGLSMSKRIDDEDEDIAVDDHDIQKLVIVTQNSGRSDGTGISGTKAKNIPKELASTINDGLYYFEQELKKNRSGRRKNISHLDNRDGKVKAGGGLNTKLGENSAANGGSEEHSIRRKQSKGAHKHHTAHARRFFSGNMRNHGASLSSHTSESPPSSSIGFFFGSTPPDNPGQRLSKLSSSPQCSLSGSSPPVGSLPKSFPPFQHPSHQLLEDNGFKQEKYLKYRKRCLNDRKKLGSGCSEEMNHLYRFWSYFLRETFVPSMYEDFQKFALEDAAGNYNYGLECLFRFYSYGLEKQFEEDLYKDFEQLTLDFYHKGNLYGLEKYWAFHHYRGQKEPTIRKHPDLEKLLKEEYRSIADFRAKDPITSHKENKSH, encoded by the exons ATGGCGGAGACCGAGAGATCATTAGCCGATGATCGAGAAATGATCGGCCACGTCACTGGCTCCGAGACTAAGTCTCCGTGGAAAACAGCTCCGATAGAGCCCGCCGACGCACCGGTAATGGGTGCTCACTCGTGGCCTGCCCTCGCCGACGCGCAACAGCCCCGTCCTAagaatcctcctcctcctcctccggcggcggcggcggctaAATCCATTCCGACCTCAATCCCAAATCATTCTCAG GCTGTAGTAACTGGTCATGCTAAATCTAAGGCTGGTGGAAAGGCTAACCCTGCGCACAAGAATCCACCTGGCCGTTATTCAAAGCCAGGCTCGAAGAGCAACCAAAGTGGTCCCACTCctcctgctgctgctgcttACCCCATGCACGCTGTACCTTATCATCCACCTCCTTTTCCACCTATGTCGTATCCCACTGGTCCTGATTTTCCATATCCTCTTTATCCTCCTTACCCTATTCCTGGAGCTCCTGCTGCGGAGTCTGGGAGTGAGAAGCCAGTGCAAGCCTCTCCTcttccaccacctcctcctcaaGGGGAGCCTAGACAGCATCAGAGGGGTTTTGGCCCAAGAAACATGCCGCATGGACCTGCTGGTGGACCTAGGAACTTTGTGAGACCTCCGTATATGGGGCAAGGTCCTGGGTTCATGGTTGGTCCTGGTCCTGGCTTTCCCG GTCCTGTGTACTACTTGCCGGGTCCACCCCCTGGAGCTATAAGAGGCTATCCTCCACGCTTTGGTCCATATCCTGGTAACCAGGGTCCTCAAGCTCTGTCTCCAGAACAACTCGACTTAAAGGATAGAGTCATAAAACAAATTGAATATTACTTCAG TGACGAAAACCTTCAGAATGATCAGTACCTCATTTCCTTAATGGATGAACAAGGATGGGTTCCCATCAAAATCATTGCTGACTTCAAAAGG GTTAAGATGATGACCATGGATGTAGAGTTTATAGTCTATGCGTTGAGATTTTCTACTTCTGTTGAAGTGCAG GGTGACAAGATACGAAAGCGTGACGAGTGGTCTAAGTGGGTTCCTGCATCTAAAAAGTCGGCCTCTGAGGAGAAAATTGGAGACAATGACAAAGATTCCTCAGAGAGTGTAACAAGCAAAGATAACTTTAAAAACTCTTTAAAGCCTACTGCGTTCTCTTCAGAG GGAGCTCAGTCATCAAGAACCAAAAGTGATAATCGGAAATCATTATCAGA CGATTTTTCAAACACATTCTTGCTTGATGAGGAAATGGATCTGGAGCATAAAAGCCCAAGAAAGAGTGGTCTTTCCATGTCCAAAAG GATTGATGATGAAGACGAAGATATTGCTGTTGATGATCATGATATTCAGAAACTTGTGATTGTTACCCAG AATAGTGGAAGAAGTGATGGCACTGGAATCAGTGGAACAAAAGCCAAAAACATTCCCAAGGAGCTTGCCTCCACAATAAACGATGGTCTATACTACTTTGAGCAG GAGCTCAAAAAGAATCGATCTGGTCGTAGGAAGAACATTTCCCATTTGGATAACAGAGACGGAAAAGTAAAAGCTGGGGGAGGATTGAACACTAAATTAGGCGAAAATTCTGCTGCTAACGGTGGAAGTGAAGAGCATAGCATTAGGAGGAAGCAGAGTAAGGGAGCCCACAAACACCATACGGCACATGCACGGAGGTTCTTCTCGGGCAACATGAGAAACCATGGGGCTAGTCTCAGTTCTCATACTTCAGAAAGTCCGCCTAGTAGCTCCATTGGGTTCTTCTTTGGTTCTACACCACCAGACAATCCTGG CCAGAGGCTTTCAAAGTTGAGCTCGTCACCACAATGCTCTCTTTCTGGCAGCAGTCCACCTGTGGGGTCTTTACCAAAATCATTTCCACCTTTTCAACATCCCAGCCACCAACTGCTGGAAGACAATGGGTTCAAACAAGAAAA GTACTTGAAGTATCGCAAGCGGTGCTTAAATGATAGAAAGAAGCTGGGGAGCGGATGCAGTGAG GAAATGAATCATTTGTACCGGTTTTGGTCCTATTTCCTCAGAGAAACGTTTGTCCCGTCTATGTATGAGGATTTCCAGAAGTTTGCTCTTGAGGATGCAGCTGGCAACTACAACTATGGGTTGGAGTGTCTCTTCAGGTTTTATAG TTATGGTCTGGAGAAGCAATTCGAAGAGGACCTTTACAAGGACTTCGAGCAGCTAACGCTTGACTTCTACCATAAGGGAAACCTATACGGCTTGGAGAAATATTG GGCCTTCCACCACTATCGAGGCCAAAAAGAACCAACCATAAGGAAGCATCCTGATCTAGAGAAGCTACTGAAGGAAGAATACCGTAGCATAGCCGACTTCCGAGCAAAGGATCCAATCACCAGCCATAAAGAAAACAAGTCTCACTAA
- the LOC103851404 gene encoding la-related protein 1A isoform X1, protein MAETERSLADDREMIGHVTGSETKSPWKTAPIEPADAPVMGAHSWPALADAQQPRPKNPPPPPPAAAAAKSIPTSIPNHSQAVVTGHAKSKAGGKANPAHKNPPGRYSKPGSKSNQSGPTPPAAAAYPMHAVPYHPPPFPPMSYPTGPDFPYPLYPPYPIPGAPAAESGSEKPVQASPLPPPPPQGEPRQHQRGFGPRNMPHGPAGGPRNFVRPPYMGQGPGFMVGPGPGFPGPVYYLPGPPPGAIRGYPPRFGPYPGNQGPQALSPEQLDLKDRVIKQIEYYFSDENLQNDQYLISLMDEQGWVPIKIIADFKRVKMMTMDVEFIVYALRFSTSVEVQGDKIRKRDEWSKWVPASKKSASEEKIGDNDKDSSESVTSKDNFKNSLKPTAFSSEGAQSSRTKSDNRKSLSDEQRKMDVLSSDFSNTFLLDEEMDLEHKSPRKSGLSMSKRIDDEDEDIAVDDHDIQKLVIVTQNSGRSDGTGISGTKAKNIPKELASTINDGLYYFEQELKKNRSGRRKNISHLDNRDGKVKAGGGLNTKLGENSAANGGSEEHSIRRKQSKGAHKHHTAHARRFFSGNMRNHGASLSSHTSESPPSSSIGFFFGSTPPDNPGQRLSKLSSSPQCSLSGSSPPVGSLPKSFPPFQHPSHQLLEDNGFKQEKYLKYRKRCLNDRKKLGSGCSEEMNHLYRFWSYFLRETFVPSMYEDFQKFALEDAAGNYNYGLECLFRFYSYGLEKQFEEDLYKDFEQLTLDFYHKGNLYGLEKYWAFHHYRGQKEPTIRKHPDLEKLLKEEYRSIADFRAKDPITSHKENKSH, encoded by the exons ATGGCGGAGACCGAGAGATCATTAGCCGATGATCGAGAAATGATCGGCCACGTCACTGGCTCCGAGACTAAGTCTCCGTGGAAAACAGCTCCGATAGAGCCCGCCGACGCACCGGTAATGGGTGCTCACTCGTGGCCTGCCCTCGCCGACGCGCAACAGCCCCGTCCTAagaatcctcctcctcctcctccggcggcggcggcggctaAATCCATTCCGACCTCAATCCCAAATCATTCTCAG GCTGTAGTAACTGGTCATGCTAAATCTAAGGCTGGTGGAAAGGCTAACCCTGCGCACAAGAATCCACCTGGCCGTTATTCAAAGCCAGGCTCGAAGAGCAACCAAAGTGGTCCCACTCctcctgctgctgctgcttACCCCATGCACGCTGTACCTTATCATCCACCTCCTTTTCCACCTATGTCGTATCCCACTGGTCCTGATTTTCCATATCCTCTTTATCCTCCTTACCCTATTCCTGGAGCTCCTGCTGCGGAGTCTGGGAGTGAGAAGCCAGTGCAAGCCTCTCCTcttccaccacctcctcctcaaGGGGAGCCTAGACAGCATCAGAGGGGTTTTGGCCCAAGAAACATGCCGCATGGACCTGCTGGTGGACCTAGGAACTTTGTGAGACCTCCGTATATGGGGCAAGGTCCTGGGTTCATGGTTGGTCCTGGTCCTGGCTTTCCCG GTCCTGTGTACTACTTGCCGGGTCCACCCCCTGGAGCTATAAGAGGCTATCCTCCACGCTTTGGTCCATATCCTGGTAACCAGGGTCCTCAAGCTCTGTCTCCAGAACAACTCGACTTAAAGGATAGAGTCATAAAACAAATTGAATATTACTTCAG TGACGAAAACCTTCAGAATGATCAGTACCTCATTTCCTTAATGGATGAACAAGGATGGGTTCCCATCAAAATCATTGCTGACTTCAAAAGG GTTAAGATGATGACCATGGATGTAGAGTTTATAGTCTATGCGTTGAGATTTTCTACTTCTGTTGAAGTGCAG GGTGACAAGATACGAAAGCGTGACGAGTGGTCTAAGTGGGTTCCTGCATCTAAAAAGTCGGCCTCTGAGGAGAAAATTGGAGACAATGACAAAGATTCCTCAGAGAGTGTAACAAGCAAAGATAACTTTAAAAACTCTTTAAAGCCTACTGCGTTCTCTTCAGAG GGAGCTCAGTCATCAAGAACCAAAAGTGATAATCGGAAATCATTATCAGACGAACAAAGAAAGATGGATGTCTTGTCAAGCGATTTTTCAAACACATTCTTGCTTGATGAGGAAATGGATCTGGAGCATAAAAGCCCAAGAAAGAGTGGTCTTTCCATGTCCAAAAG GATTGATGATGAAGACGAAGATATTGCTGTTGATGATCATGATATTCAGAAACTTGTGATTGTTACCCAG AATAGTGGAAGAAGTGATGGCACTGGAATCAGTGGAACAAAAGCCAAAAACATTCCCAAGGAGCTTGCCTCCACAATAAACGATGGTCTATACTACTTTGAGCAG GAGCTCAAAAAGAATCGATCTGGTCGTAGGAAGAACATTTCCCATTTGGATAACAGAGACGGAAAAGTAAAAGCTGGGGGAGGATTGAACACTAAATTAGGCGAAAATTCTGCTGCTAACGGTGGAAGTGAAGAGCATAGCATTAGGAGGAAGCAGAGTAAGGGAGCCCACAAACACCATACGGCACATGCACGGAGGTTCTTCTCGGGCAACATGAGAAACCATGGGGCTAGTCTCAGTTCTCATACTTCAGAAAGTCCGCCTAGTAGCTCCATTGGGTTCTTCTTTGGTTCTACACCACCAGACAATCCTGG CCAGAGGCTTTCAAAGTTGAGCTCGTCACCACAATGCTCTCTTTCTGGCAGCAGTCCACCTGTGGGGTCTTTACCAAAATCATTTCCACCTTTTCAACATCCCAGCCACCAACTGCTGGAAGACAATGGGTTCAAACAAGAAAA GTACTTGAAGTATCGCAAGCGGTGCTTAAATGATAGAAAGAAGCTGGGGAGCGGATGCAGTGAG GAAATGAATCATTTGTACCGGTTTTGGTCCTATTTCCTCAGAGAAACGTTTGTCCCGTCTATGTATGAGGATTTCCAGAAGTTTGCTCTTGAGGATGCAGCTGGCAACTACAACTATGGGTTGGAGTGTCTCTTCAGGTTTTATAG TTATGGTCTGGAGAAGCAATTCGAAGAGGACCTTTACAAGGACTTCGAGCAGCTAACGCTTGACTTCTACCATAAGGGAAACCTATACGGCTTGGAGAAATATTG GGCCTTCCACCACTATCGAGGCCAAAAAGAACCAACCATAAGGAAGCATCCTGATCTAGAGAAGCTACTGAAGGAAGAATACCGTAGCATAGCCGACTTCCGAGCAAAGGATCCAATCACCAGCCATAAAGAAAACAAGTCTCACTAA